A window of the Hydrogenobacter sp. genome harbors these coding sequences:
- the trpA gene encoding tryptophan synthase subunit alpha: MGRERLSRKLDFLRERQEKALVCYLMAGYPDLESSLQAFRSVLKSGADILEIGFPFSDPVADGITIQHAHEEALKRGTKFKDILYISSTLRQEFPDIPFILMTYYNPMFKIGLERFCHLAKENGIDGFIVPDLPPEESEELGSYTQKYQLSLILLASPTSSERRLKLICNHTDLLTYFISITGTTGAREDLPLERLKENIRRYRENCQKPVVVGFGVSKGEHARAIGEFSDGVVVGSALVKLAGERNIEDLSKKVKELKSSLKLCPKV, translated from the coding sequence ATGGGAAGAGAAAGATTATCAAGAAAGTTAGATTTTCTGAGAGAGCGTCAGGAAAAGGCTCTCGTATGTTACCTCATGGCAGGTTATCCAGACCTTGAATCATCCCTTCAAGCTTTCAGATCTGTCTTAAAAAGTGGAGCTGACATTTTGGAAATCGGCTTTCCCTTCTCCGATCCAGTAGCCGACGGTATCACCATACAGCACGCTCACGAGGAGGCTCTAAAAAGGGGGACCAAATTTAAGGATATACTCTATATTAGTTCAACGCTCAGGCAGGAATTTCCGGATATCCCCTTTATACTCATGACTTATTACAATCCTATGTTCAAGATAGGTCTTGAGCGGTTTTGCCACCTTGCGAAAGAGAACGGTATAGATGGTTTTATCGTTCCAGATCTCCCACCTGAGGAATCCGAAGAACTCGGAAGTTACACCCAAAAGTACCAACTTTCACTCATACTTCTCGCATCACCTACAAGCTCGGAAAGGAGACTTAAACTAATATGCAATCACACGGATCTACTCACTTACTTTATTTCCATTACGGGAACAACTGGTGCAAGGGAAGATCTGCCCTTAGAAAGATTGAAAGAGAACATAAGAAGATACAGAGAAAACTGTCAAAAACCGGTTGTGGTTGGCTTTGGCGTATCAAAAGGGGAACATGCAAGAGCAATAGGCGAGTTTTCCGATGGAGTCGTAGTGGGTAGCGCTCTCGTGAAGCTTGCAGGTGAAAGAAATATTGAGGATCTATCCAAGAAGGTCAAGGAGTTAAAATCCTCGTTAAAGTTGTGTCCAAAAGTATAA
- a CDS encoding OsmC family protein: MEEKRVSLILSEEDTYVAATSVGELKVGEHGYKPMELLLVSLAGCSGVDISSILRKKRQKIKSIRIEVVGIRRDEFPRVYESIKIIYSVKGEGISRKAVESAVKLSIEKYCSVYAMLSKSVPIDVEIELWEEKDYQES, translated from the coding sequence ATGGAAGAAAAGCGTGTAAGCCTTATCCTTTCTGAGGAAGACACTTATGTAGCTGCTACCTCAGTTGGTGAGTTAAAGGTCGGTGAGCATGGATATAAACCGATGGAACTTCTCCTTGTGTCACTTGCTGGCTGTTCGGGTGTGGATATCTCAAGCATCCTCAGAAAGAAGAGACAGAAAATTAAAAGCATAAGGATAGAAGTTGTAGGAATAAGAAGGGACGAATTCCCGAGAGTTTACGAAAGTATAAAGATCATATACAGTGTTAAGGGTGAAGGTATAAGCAGAAAAGCTGTAGAATCCGCAGTGAAGCTTTCTATAGAGAAGTACTGTAGTGTCTACGCTATGCTCAGCAAGTCCGTCCCTATTGATGTGGAGATTGAGTTATGGGAAGAGAAAGATTATCAAGAAAGTTAG